A part of Magnetospirillum sp. ME-1 genomic DNA contains:
- a CDS encoding hybrid sensor histidine kinase/response regulator, with amino-acid sequence MSASGTGPKEHVLVVDDEPQILTAITDLLEDEFEVWTAHDGPSALDILKEHEMAVILSDQRMPGMSGAEFLGQARVLSDATRVLVTGYSDLDALVSAVNLGQIHAYLSKPWNPLELKVVVRTAADRWRLDRTLQQERTLLLALMGNIPDAIFIKDLQLKFSRVNQPQARLLGLTETSDLVGQRLSELLGSEQAKAVEAEERAILDQGTSQLDKVEAVTDETGNAQWFSVSKVPIRLGGEVVGLAGIARDITARKQAEDYLRRAHDELQQAVEERTRWLQQEISRRAKAEEQAQAAREAAEAASRAKTIFLANMSHELRTPLNAIIGFSELAHSIMGEADADRYGGFLDNISESAHHLLRVISDILDVSRVEVGKVVLRESEVDVAEAVRSAMRLVSHVVSNKRQSLTFDATGELPRIRADERLMKQIVLNLLSNAAKFTPESGNIRVEAGMIDGCVTVSVEDDGVGIAAEDIPMVLQPFGQAENAISPKHEGTGLGLPLAKGFMELHGGSLSLESRVGEGTRVVLTFPASCIVA; translated from the coding sequence ATGAGTGCATCCGGGACCGGACCCAAGGAACATGTGCTGGTCGTCGATGACGAGCCGCAGATCCTGACGGCCATCACCGATCTGCTGGAGGATGAGTTCGAGGTCTGGACCGCCCATGACGGTCCCTCGGCGCTGGATATCCTGAAAGAGCACGAGATGGCGGTGATCCTCTCGGACCAGCGCATGCCCGGCATGAGCGGCGCCGAGTTCCTGGGCCAGGCCCGCGTGCTGTCGGACGCCACCAGGGTGCTGGTCACCGGATATTCCGACCTGGACGCCCTGGTCAGCGCCGTCAACCTGGGCCAGATCCACGCCTATCTGTCCAAGCCGTGGAATCCGCTGGAGCTGAAGGTGGTGGTGCGCACCGCCGCCGACCGCTGGCGCCTGGACCGCACGCTTCAGCAGGAAAGGACCCTGCTGCTCGCTCTGATGGGCAATATTCCCGACGCCATCTTCATCAAGGATTTGCAGCTCAAGTTCTCGCGCGTCAACCAGCCCCAGGCCCGGCTGCTCGGCCTGACCGAGACCAGCGACCTGGTGGGCCAGCGCCTGTCCGAGCTGCTGGGCTCCGAGCAGGCCAAGGCGGTCGAGGCCGAGGAACGGGCCATTCTCGACCAGGGGACCTCGCAGCTGGACAAGGTCGAGGCGGTGACCGACGAGACCGGCAATGCCCAGTGGTTCTCGGTGAGCAAGGTGCCGATCCGTCTGGGCGGCGAGGTGGTGGGGCTGGCCGGCATCGCCCGCGACATCACGGCGCGCAAGCAGGCCGAGGACTACCTGCGCCGCGCCCATGACGAGCTGCAGCAGGCGGTCGAGGAGCGGACCCGCTGGCTGCAGCAGGAAATCAGCCGCCGCGCCAAGGCCGAAGAGCAGGCCCAGGCGGCGCGCGAGGCCGCCGAGGCCGCTTCCCGGGCCAAGACCATCTTCCTGGCCAATATGAGCCACGAACTGCGCACGCCCTTGAACGCCATCATCGGCTTCTCCGAACTGGCCCACTCCATCATGGGCGAGGCCGATGCCGATCGTTACGGCGGCTTCCTCGACAACATCTCGGAATCCGCCCACCATCTGCTCAGGGTGATCAGCGATATCCTGGACGTGTCCCGCGTCGAGGTGGGCAAGGTCGTCTTGCGCGAAAGCGAGGTGGATGTGGCCGAGGCGGTGCGCTCCGCCATGCGGCTGGTCAGCCACGTGGTGTCCAACAAGCGCCAGTCCCTGACCTTCGATGCCACGGGGGAATTGCCGCGGATTCGCGCCGACGAGCGCCTGATGAAGCAGATCGTCCTGAACCTGCTCTCCAACGCCGCCAAATTCACGCCCGAATCCGGCAATATCCGGGTTGAGGCCGGCATGATCGACGGCTGCGTCACGGTGTCGGTGGAAGACGACGGCGTCGGCATCGCCGCCGAGGATATCCCCATGGTGCTGCAGCCCTTCGGCCAGGCGGAAAACGCCATCAGCCCCAAGCACGAGGGCACCGGCCTGGGCCTGCCGCTGGCCAAGGGCTTCATGGAGCTGCACGGCGGCAGCCTCAGTCTGGAAAGCCGGGTGGGCGAGGGGACCCGTGTGGTCCTGACCTTCCCCGCCTCGTGCATCGTCGCCTGA
- a CDS encoding DUF4169 family protein, giving the protein MAEVVNLNKVRKARAKVEAEETARNNRVRFGRTRQEKEAARRQEEKVSRDLDGKKFDE; this is encoded by the coding sequence ATGGCGGAGGTCGTCAATCTCAACAAGGTGCGCAAGGCTCGCGCCAAGGTCGAGGCCGAGGAGACGGCAAGGAACAACCGCGTCCGCTTCGGCCGGACCCGCCAGGAAAAAGAGGCGGCCCGGCGCCAGGAGGAAAAGGTGTCCCGGGATCTCGACGGCAAGAAATTTGACGAATGA
- a CDS encoding sensor domain-containing protein, producing MSREPESDDARIPAALRSALLHDLPDVLYSLDAKGCFTWLSPNVASIFGYRADELLGTEAIRLYVRPEERAEIVERIRRARGRAVRAEAEMRRGDGQTMWTAIYACAQFNADGRFSGIIGAIRDITEIWQTRKTLEDSEDRFRRLSDVATEAICIHYQGKIIDMNKAFETLFAYPREELLTMWAWDVIDPRDIPLAKSMVAQQYEAPYEVRGVRKDGSVFPMEIHSKHSWMGEKSVRVTSIRDLTQSKRTEARVSLLSQAVEQSPVAVAVVGGDGLVQYVNSAHAAITGHPGAEVPGMALAALYPGEARGVQADLWQSLLSRGEWRGEIRVRRRDGKYQWQDVYASKVATPGEDTPHYLLQIEDITIRKEQERRLQHQALFDGLTDLPNRVQALERLGHEIDQARGRGRKVALLFVDLDEFKAINDSLGHEYGDELLVLASERLRQAAGSLGAVARFGGDEFLVIIGDLPDDEAARGVAAGIIERFSHPFTISRRELVATASIGLAVYPDDGRTQQTLLRNADIAMYQAKLAGRNRFCFFTSRMNEEAEARLRMEGELRRAIGTDQFHLAYQPLVEVKTGRAVGVEVLLRWTNPELGNVPPDRFIPQAETSGVIVAIGRMVLRTACRDARRWVDAGHADLRLCINVSPRQFQDAGFLDDVRAALAESGLEPRNLELEITEGLLLTERGDVDVLLRTLTDMGILLSIDDFGTGYSSLSYLERFPFDTLKIDRSFMIGMLERQERKVLVETIVAMASGLGLKVIAEGVETPEQLAHLAAIGCDMAQGYLFSRPVPAGEIPSLLGREFR from the coding sequence ATGTCACGGGAACCAGAATCCGACGATGCGCGGATTCCTGCGGCTCTGCGCTCGGCGCTGCTGCATGATCTGCCCGACGTTCTATACAGCCTTGACGCCAAGGGGTGTTTCACCTGGCTGTCGCCCAATGTGGCCAGCATCTTCGGCTATCGTGCCGACGAGCTTCTCGGTACCGAGGCCATTCGACTCTATGTCCGTCCCGAGGAGAGGGCCGAGATCGTCGAACGCATTCGCCGGGCGCGCGGCCGGGCGGTGCGGGCCGAGGCGGAGATGCGGCGCGGCGACGGACAGACCATGTGGACGGCGATCTACGCCTGTGCCCAATTCAACGCCGACGGCCGCTTCAGCGGAATCATCGGGGCGATCCGCGACATCACCGAGATATGGCAGACCCGCAAGACCCTGGAGGACAGCGAGGACCGCTTCCGCCGCCTGTCGGACGTGGCGACCGAGGCCATCTGCATTCATTACCAGGGCAAGATCATCGACATGAACAAGGCGTTCGAGACCTTGTTCGCCTACCCGCGCGAGGAATTGCTGACCATGTGGGCGTGGGACGTGATCGATCCCCGCGACATCCCGCTGGCCAAGAGCATGGTGGCCCAGCAATACGAGGCCCCCTACGAGGTGCGCGGCGTGCGCAAGGACGGCTCGGTCTTTCCCATGGAGATCCATTCCAAGCACAGCTGGATGGGCGAGAAATCGGTGCGCGTCACCTCCATCCGCGACCTGACCCAGAGCAAGCGGACCGAGGCCCGCGTCAGTCTCCTGTCCCAGGCGGTGGAGCAAAGCCCCGTGGCGGTGGCGGTGGTCGGCGGCGACGGCCTGGTCCAGTACGTCAATTCCGCCCATGCCGCCATCACCGGTCATCCGGGGGCGGAGGTGCCGGGCATGGCCCTGGCGGCGCTTTACCCGGGCGAGGCGAGGGGCGTGCAGGCCGACCTCTGGCAAAGCCTGCTCTCCCGTGGAGAGTGGCGGGGGGAAATTCGGGTCAGGCGGCGGGACGGCAAGTACCAGTGGCAGGATGTCTACGCCTCCAAGGTGGCTACCCCCGGCGAGGATACTCCGCACTACCTGCTGCAGATCGAGGACATCACCATCCGCAAGGAGCAGGAGCGCAGGCTCCAGCACCAGGCGCTGTTTGACGGGCTGACCGATCTGCCCAACCGGGTGCAGGCCCTGGAACGCCTCGGCCACGAGATCGACCAGGCCCGCGGCCGCGGCCGCAAGGTGGCCTTGCTGTTCGTCGATCTGGACGAGTTCAAGGCCATCAACGATTCGCTGGGCCATGAATACGGCGACGAGCTGCTGGTGCTGGCCTCCGAACGGCTGCGGCAGGCGGCCGGTTCGCTCGGCGCTGTCGCCCGTTTCGGCGGCGACGAATTCCTGGTGATCATCGGCGACCTTCCCGATGACGAGGCGGCGCGCGGCGTGGCGGCGGGCATCATCGAGCGCTTCTCCCATCCCTTTACCATCAGCCGCCGCGAACTGGTCGCCACCGCCAGCATCGGGCTGGCGGTCTATCCCGATGACGGCCGCACCCAGCAGACCCTGCTGCGCAACGCCGACATCGCCATGTATCAGGCCAAGCTGGCCGGCCGGAATCGCTTCTGCTTCTTCACCAGCCGCATGAACGAGGAGGCGGAAGCCCGGCTGCGCATGGAGGGCGAATTGCGCCGCGCCATCGGCACCGATCAGTTCCACCTGGCCTATCAGCCTCTGGTCGAGGTCAAGACCGGCCGCGCCGTGGGCGTCGAGGTGCTGCTGCGCTGGACCAATCCCGAACTGGGCAACGTGCCGCCCGACCGCTTCATTCCCCAGGCCGAGACCAGCGGGGTGATCGTCGCCATCGGCCGCATGGTGCTGCGGACCGCCTGCCGCGACGCGCGGCGTTGGGTGGACGCGGGGCATGCCGATCTCAGGCTGTGCATCAACGTCTCGCCGCGCCAGTTCCAGGATGCCGGCTTCCTCGACGACGTCCGCGCCGCCCTGGCCGAATCGGGATTGGAGCCGCGCAATCTGGAGTTGGAAATCACCGAGGGATTGCTGCTGACCGAGCGGGGCGACGTGGACGTCCTGCTGCGGACGCTCACCGACATGGGCATCTTGCTGTCCATCGACGATTTCGGCACCGGCTATTCGTCGCTGAGCTACCTGGAGCGCTTCCCCTTCGACACGCTGAAGATCGACCGCTCATTCATGATCGGCATGCTGGAGCGCCAGGAACGCAAGGTGCTGGTGGAAACCATCGTCGCCATGGCGTCCGGGCTGGGCCTCAAGGTCATCGCCGAGGGGGTGGAGACGCCCGAGCAACTGGCCCATCTGGCCGCCATCGGCTGCGACATGGCCCAGGGCTACCTGTTCAGCCGTCCGGTTCCGGCCGGCGAAATCCCGTCTCTGCTCGGCCGGGAATTCCGCTAG
- a CDS encoding ammonium transporter, with product METTKTGADVLFILLGAIMVLAMHSGFAFLEVGTVRKKNQVNALVKILSDFAVSTIVYFFVGYSVAYGTSFLVGADVLVGKTGTAFAASGYDLVKFFFLATFAAAIPAIVSGGIAERAKFTTQLMATALLVGLVYPLFEGMVWGTRFGFQDMMKGWFGVAFHDFAGSVVVHAVGGWIGLAAVLMLGTRLGRYRKDGRLVAFPPSNIPFLALGAWVLSVGWFGFNVMSAQVIADISGLVAMNSLMAMVGGIVTSLVVGRNDPGFIHNGALAGLVAVCAGSDVMHPVGALATGGIAGALFVWLFNLCQIKWKIDDVLGVWALHGMCGFMGGIACGVFGQEALGGLGGVSFGAQVLGTVAGAAFGLGGGLAVYGGLKAAFGIRLSDEEEFAGADLSIHQIGAYPEDATTVHDDGLAMSVHSANKRKMAG from the coding sequence ATGGAGACCACGAAGACAGGCGCCGATGTATTGTTCATCCTCTTGGGAGCGATCATGGTTCTCGCCATGCACTCCGGCTTTGCTTTCCTCGAGGTGGGCACGGTCAGGAAAAAGAATCAGGTCAACGCCCTGGTCAAGATTCTCTCGGATTTCGCGGTCTCGACCATCGTCTATTTCTTCGTGGGCTATTCAGTGGCCTACGGCACCAGCTTCCTGGTGGGCGCCGACGTTCTGGTCGGCAAGACCGGCACCGCCTTCGCGGCCTCGGGCTACGATCTGGTGAAGTTCTTCTTTCTGGCCACCTTCGCGGCGGCCATTCCGGCCATCGTGTCGGGCGGCATCGCCGAGCGCGCCAAGTTCACCACCCAGCTGATGGCCACCGCCCTGCTGGTGGGCCTGGTTTATCCTCTGTTCGAAGGCATGGTGTGGGGCACCCGCTTCGGCTTCCAGGACATGATGAAGGGCTGGTTCGGCGTGGCCTTCCACGACTTCGCCGGTTCGGTGGTGGTGCATGCGGTGGGCGGCTGGATCGGCCTGGCCGCCGTGCTGATGCTGGGCACCCGCCTGGGGCGCTATCGCAAGGACGGCCGTCTGGTGGCCTTCCCGCCGTCCAACATCCCCTTCCTGGCGCTGGGCGCCTGGGTGCTGTCGGTGGGCTGGTTCGGCTTCAACGTGATGAGCGCCCAGGTGATCGCCGACATTTCCGGTCTGGTGGCCATGAACTCGCTGATGGCCATGGTCGGCGGCATCGTCACCAGCCTGGTGGTGGGCCGCAACGACCCGGGCTTCATCCATAACGGCGCCCTGGCCGGTCTGGTGGCGGTGTGCGCCGGCTCGGACGTGATGCACCCCGTGGGCGCCCTGGCCACCGGGGGCATCGCCGGCGCGCTGTTCGTCTGGCTGTTCAACCTGTGCCAGATCAAGTGGAAGATCGACGACGTGCTGGGCGTCTGGGCGCTGCACGGCATGTGCGGCTTCATGGGCGGCATCGCCTGCGGCGTGTTCGGCCAGGAGGCCCTGGGCGGGCTGGGCGGCGTCAGCTTCGGCGCGCAGGTGCTGGGCACGGTGGCGGGCGCCGCCTTCGGCCTGGGCGGCGGTCTGGCGGTCTATGGCGGCCTCAAGGCGGCCTTCGGCATCCGCCTCAGCGACGAGGAGGAATTCGCCGGCGCCGACCTTTCCATCCACCAGATCGGCGCGTACCCTGAGGACGCCACCACCGTCCACGACGACGGCCTGGCCATGTCGGTCCACTCGGCCAACAAGCGCAAGATGGCGGGCTGA